A window of the Gordonia humi genome harbors these coding sequences:
- the tuf gene encoding elongation factor Tu, whose amino-acid sequence MAKAKFERTKPHVNIGTIGHVDHGKTTTTAAITKVLADQYPDLNESFAFDQIDKAPEEKARGITINISHVEYQTEKRHYAHVDAPGHADYIKNMITGAAQMDGAILVVAATDGPMPQTREHVLLARQVGVPYILVALNKADMVDDEEIMELVEMEVRELLASQEFDEDAPVVPISALKALEGDEKWVKSVQDLMAAVDESIPDPVRETDKPFLMPVEDVFTITGRGTVVTGRVERGEVNVNAEVEIVGIREKSQKTTVTGIEMFHKLLDSAQAGDNAGLLLRGLKREDVERGQVIVAPGTTTPHTDFEGQAYILSKDEGGRHTPFFNNYRPQFYFRTTDVTGVVTLPEGTEMVMPGDNTEMTVKLIQPVAMDEGLRFAIREGGRTVGAGRVTKIIA is encoded by the coding sequence GTGGCGAAGGCGAAGTTCGAGCGGACCAAGCCGCACGTGAACATCGGCACCATCGGTCACGTCGACCACGGCAAGACCACCACGACGGCTGCCATCACCAAGGTGCTGGCCGACCAGTACCCGGACCTGAACGAGAGCTTCGCTTTCGATCAGATCGACAAGGCGCCTGAGGAGAAGGCTCGTGGTATCACGATCAACATCTCCCACGTCGAGTACCAGACGGAGAAGCGTCACTACGCTCACGTCGACGCTCCGGGCCACGCCGACTACATCAAGAACATGATCACCGGCGCCGCTCAGATGGACGGTGCGATCCTGGTCGTGGCCGCCACCGACGGCCCGATGCCGCAGACCCGCGAGCACGTCCTCCTGGCCCGCCAGGTCGGCGTCCCCTACATCCTCGTCGCACTGAACAAGGCCGACATGGTCGACGACGAGGAGATCATGGAGCTCGTCGAGATGGAGGTCCGCGAACTGCTGGCCTCGCAGGAGTTCGACGAAGACGCTCCGGTCGTCCCGATCTCGGCGCTGAAGGCGCTCGAGGGCGACGAGAAGTGGGTCAAGTCGGTTCAGGACCTGATGGCCGCTGTCGACGAGTCGATCCCGGATCCCGTCCGCGAGACCGACAAGCCGTTCCTGATGCCCGTCGAGGACGTCTTCACGATCACCGGTCGTGGCACCGTCGTCACCGGTCGCGTCGAGCGCGGTGAGGTCAACGTCAACGCCGAGGTCGAGATCGTCGGTATCCGCGAGAAGTCGCAGAAGACCACCGTCACCGGCATCGAGATGTTCCACAAGCTCCTCGACTCGGCACAGGCGGGCGACAACGCCGGTCTGCTGCTCCGTGGTCTGAAGCGCGAGGACGTCGAGCGCGGCCAGGTCATCGTCGCCCCGGGCACGACGACCCCGCACACCGACTTCGAGGGCCAGGCGTACATCCTGTCGAAGGACGAGGGCGGCCGTCACACCCCGTTCTTCAACAACTACCGTCCGCAGTTCTACTTCCGTACCACGGACGTGACCGGCGTCGTGACCCTCCCCGAGGGCACCGAGATGGTCATGCCGGGCGACAACACCGAGATGACTGTCAAGCTCATCCAGCCGGTCGCCATGGACGAGGGCCTGCGCTTCGCGATCCGCGAGGGTGGCCGCACCGTCGGTGCCGGCCGCGTCACCAAGATCATCGCCTGA
- a CDS encoding alpha/beta hydrolase — protein MAVERRSVSRAGLSLSIAVSGAGRSQVPVVLVHGMGGDHTTWGPLARRLRRGGRTVISVDLRGHGRTGPAESYLLDDFRDDLAAVVADLDVDSIDLVGHSLGAHTALRYAIAAPDRIRRLVLEEIPPMPRDHADLAEDIAPSSTLGERIRGIGAVVLNPIPFLRFDRALADPVLTAFTVADPEWWRSLRRVSAPTLVVSGGSRSFLPPKHLRDLASALPAGDFVTIDAGHSVHRDRPVEFADAVCTHLR, from the coding sequence GTGGCTGTGGAACGTCGAAGCGTGTCTCGCGCGGGTCTGTCTCTGTCGATAGCGGTCTCCGGCGCCGGTCGGTCCCAGGTCCCGGTGGTCCTCGTGCACGGGATGGGCGGGGATCACACCACGTGGGGGCCGCTCGCTCGTCGACTCCGGCGCGGTGGGCGGACAGTGATCAGCGTCGATCTGCGCGGCCACGGCAGGACCGGGCCCGCGGAGTCGTACCTTCTCGACGACTTCCGCGACGACCTCGCAGCCGTCGTCGCCGATCTGGATGTCGATTCGATCGATCTCGTCGGCCACTCACTCGGTGCGCACACCGCGCTGCGATACGCGATCGCCGCCCCGGACCGCATCAGACGCCTCGTCCTGGAGGAGATTCCGCCGATGCCGCGCGATCACGCCGATCTCGCCGAGGACATCGCCCCGTCGTCGACGTTGGGCGAGCGCATCCGCGGCATCGGTGCGGTGGTGCTCAATCCGATCCCTTTCCTGCGTTTCGACCGTGCACTCGCCGACCCGGTCCTGACCGCGTTCACCGTCGCCGATCCGGAGTGGTGGCGCAGCCTGCGGAGAGTGAGTGCCCCGACGCTGGTGGTCTCCGGCGGTTCACGCAGCTTTCTGCCGCCGAAGCACCTGCGGGATCTGGCGTCGGCGCTCCCCGCGGGCGACTTCGTCACGATCGACGCCGGGCACAGCGTTCATCGGGATCGCCCCGTCGAATTCGCCGATGCCGTGTGCACGCACCTGCGTTGA
- a CDS encoding VOC family protein codes for MANLNPYISFKNNARDAMEFYRTVLGGDLIITTFADFPDMVPDPAERELVMHSQLTTDDGLVLMGSDTPSTMPYAPPTGISVSYSGSDVDELRRIWDGLSDGGTVAVPFAQAPWGAWFGMFTDRFGIAWMVASEV; via the coding sequence ATGGCCAATCTCAACCCGTACATATCGTTCAAGAACAACGCCCGCGACGCGATGGAGTTCTACCGCACCGTGCTGGGCGGCGACCTCATTATCACGACGTTCGCCGACTTTCCCGACATGGTGCCCGACCCGGCGGAGCGCGAGCTGGTGATGCACTCGCAGCTCACCACCGACGACGGACTGGTCCTGATGGGGTCGGACACGCCGAGCACGATGCCCTACGCGCCGCCCACCGGCATCTCGGTGTCCTACAGCGGTTCCGACGTCGACGAACTGCGCCGCATCTGGGACGGACTCTCCGACGGCGGCACCGTCGCCGTGCCGTTCGCACAGGCCCCGTGGGGTGCCTGGTTCGGCATGTTCACCGATCGCTTCGGCATCGCGTGGATGGTCGCGAGCGAGGTGTGA
- a CDS encoding ArsR/SmtB family transcription factor, with protein sequence MSDIYRAIADPTRRRILDDLLARDDVTLSEICNGLVANGIVVSRQAVSQHLAVLESAGLVQSRRVGRTKRHTVHTEPLARIAWRWPPTGAVDAPGGRSADERFGGDRS encoded by the coding sequence ATGTCCGACATCTATCGCGCCATAGCCGACCCGACGAGGAGGCGGATACTGGACGATCTTCTGGCGCGAGATGACGTGACCCTGTCGGAGATATGCAACGGGCTGGTTGCGAATGGGATCGTGGTGTCCCGACAGGCGGTCTCCCAGCATCTCGCGGTGTTGGAGAGCGCCGGTCTCGTCCAGTCGAGGAGGGTCGGGCGGACGAAACGTCACACCGTTCACACCGAGCCGCTCGCTCGGATCGCATGGCGATGGCCGCCGACGGGCGCTGTCGACGCTCCCGGCGGTCGCTCCGCCGACGAGCGCTTCGGCGGAGATCGGTCGTGA
- a CDS encoding nitroreductase: MTNADHEVIARVLSDRYSCRAFLPDRVPAETLRTLFSGAQRTASWCNSQAWQVTLVSGDEAVSFGEDLTAWVAAGNPVVLDIDAPYRYEGVYAQRRRGAGFGLYEAVGIARDDVEGRARQMLKNFSFFGAPHVAVITSPKSLGPYGAVDCGAYVSTLLTVAQSLGLATVAQASIAMHSDFVRRRLDVAADRDVICAVSLGYPDTADPVNGFRTDRADIDDVVDGLPPLDR; encoded by the coding sequence ATGACGAATGCCGACCACGAAGTCATCGCGCGAGTGCTGTCCGATCGGTACAGCTGCCGCGCATTCCTGCCGGACCGCGTGCCCGCGGAGACACTGCGCACATTGTTCTCCGGCGCGCAGCGCACGGCGTCGTGGTGCAATTCTCAGGCGTGGCAGGTCACGCTCGTCAGCGGCGATGAGGCGGTGTCCTTCGGAGAGGATCTCACCGCGTGGGTCGCCGCGGGCAACCCCGTGGTCCTCGACATCGATGCTCCGTATCGATACGAGGGCGTCTATGCGCAGCGTCGCCGAGGAGCGGGATTCGGTCTGTACGAGGCCGTGGGGATCGCACGGGACGATGTGGAGGGACGAGCCCGGCAGATGCTGAAGAACTTCTCGTTCTTCGGAGCGCCGCATGTCGCGGTCATCACCTCGCCGAAGTCCTTGGGGCCCTACGGTGCCGTCGACTGCGGCGCCTACGTGTCGACTCTGCTGACCGTCGCGCAGAGCCTCGGACTGGCGACCGTGGCGCAGGCGTCGATCGCGATGCATTCGGATTTCGTGCGCCGACGCCTCGACGTCGCCGCCGACCGCGACGTCATCTGCGCGGTCTCCCTCGGATATCCGGACACGGCCGATCCGGTGAACGGGTTCCGGACCGACCGGGCCGACATCGACGACGTCGTGGACGGCCTCCCGCCTCTCGACCGGTGA
- a CDS encoding oxygenase MpaB family protein gives MTSTTDFDTNIREAEAAVVDDADIDSLDLRLGADSLIWKFYGDSRGLLGFQRLAGTENCIEQLAQGVEDHSVIFSDFLGRARRSGPPIMRTVYSDSPHTWGHRVRDFHRDIKGTISDGSRYHALNPELFYWAHATFVDQVLFITDTFIRRLSYEEKVQIFEESKIWYQLYGVSARSQPQTYEEFREYWDSMLERFAPTRTITYATGYLRKGVPGPAWMPKPLWRIASTPLNAALHIVIVGTLPPQMREVCDLDWSARDQRRFDRFAGFMRRINPLINRLPITALYVPWAAQAWAREGIDPRPLHNG, from the coding sequence ATGACCTCAACCACCGACTTCGACACCAACATCCGCGAGGCGGAGGCCGCCGTCGTCGACGACGCCGACATCGACTCGTTGGACCTGCGACTCGGCGCGGACTCGTTGATCTGGAAGTTCTACGGCGACAGCCGAGGCCTCCTCGGCTTTCAGCGCCTCGCCGGAACCGAGAACTGCATCGAACAGCTCGCACAGGGCGTCGAAGACCACTCCGTGATCTTCAGCGACTTCCTCGGGCGCGCCCGGCGGTCCGGCCCGCCGATCATGCGGACCGTGTACTCGGACAGTCCGCACACCTGGGGCCATCGGGTCCGCGACTTCCATCGCGACATCAAGGGCACCATCAGCGACGGATCGCGCTACCACGCGCTGAACCCGGAGCTGTTCTACTGGGCGCACGCGACCTTCGTCGATCAGGTTCTGTTCATCACCGACACGTTCATCCGCCGCCTCTCCTACGAGGAGAAGGTGCAGATCTTCGAAGAGAGCAAGATCTGGTACCAGTTGTACGGCGTCTCGGCGCGCAGCCAGCCCCAGACGTACGAGGAGTTCCGCGAGTACTGGGACTCGATGCTCGAACGATTCGCTCCGACCCGGACGATCACCTACGCCACCGGCTATCTCCGCAAGGGCGTGCCGGGCCCGGCGTGGATGCCGAAGCCGCTGTGGCGCATCGCGTCGACGCCACTGAACGCCGCGTTGCACATCGTCATCGTCGGCACGCTCCCGCCACAGATGCGCGAGGTGTGCGACCTGGACTGGTCCGCTCGAGATCAGCGCAGGTTCGACCGCTTCGCGGGGTTCATGCGCCGGATCAACCCGCTGATCAACAGGCTTCCGATCACCGCACTCTATGTGCCGTGGGCGGCGCAGGCCTGGGCGCGCGAAGGCATCGATCCCCGCCCGCTGCACAACGGCTGA
- a CDS encoding o-succinylbenzoate synthase → MVFSQPTGKNKQSPFGTSDDRRDPKTTFRLRPKDAPPPSMPTADDLIASSRVVSLPMRTAFRGITVREAMIFAGPAGWGEFAPFTEYDDAESRIWLAAGIEAAFLGAPEPLRDEVDVNATVPAVAAADVAEIIARYPGATTAKVKVAESGQTLADDVARVEAVRDLVPTVRVDANGNWSVAEAIEAIAALGDLEYVEQPCRTVDELAEVRRAVSTPIAADESIRRSTDPMRVAKAGAADVAVLKVAPLGGMRALLATAAKLPMDVVVSSALDTAVGMSAGVAAAAALPNLHRACGLGTGAMFVRDVAEPFAMVDGAVTVRDVAPTADLPLASAERTQWWHDRLRRCHALLVG, encoded by the coding sequence ATGGTGTTCTCGCAGCCGACAGGGAAGAACAAGCAATCGCCGTTCGGCACGTCCGACGATCGACGCGATCCGAAGACGACGTTCCGGCTCAGGCCGAAGGACGCTCCGCCTCCGTCGATGCCGACGGCCGACGACCTGATCGCGTCCTCGCGCGTGGTGTCGTTGCCGATGCGCACCGCGTTCCGCGGAATCACCGTCCGCGAGGCGATGATCTTCGCCGGCCCGGCCGGATGGGGTGAGTTCGCGCCGTTCACCGAGTACGACGACGCCGAGTCGCGCATCTGGCTCGCCGCGGGCATCGAGGCGGCGTTCCTCGGTGCGCCCGAGCCGCTGCGGGACGAGGTCGATGTGAACGCGACCGTGCCCGCGGTGGCGGCCGCCGACGTGGCCGAGATCATCGCTCGTTATCCGGGGGCGACGACCGCGAAGGTGAAGGTGGCCGAGTCCGGTCAGACTCTGGCCGACGACGTCGCTCGCGTGGAGGCGGTGCGTGATCTCGTGCCGACGGTCCGGGTGGATGCGAACGGCAACTGGTCCGTCGCCGAGGCGATCGAGGCCATCGCGGCGTTGGGCGACCTCGAATACGTCGAGCAGCCGTGCCGGACCGTCGATGAGCTCGCCGAGGTTCGGCGTGCGGTGTCCACCCCGATCGCCGCCGACGAGTCGATTCGGCGATCCACCGATCCGATGCGGGTCGCCAAGGCCGGCGCCGCCGACGTCGCGGTGCTCAAAGTCGCGCCGCTCGGCGGTATGCGCGCCCTGCTCGCGACGGCTGCCAAGCTGCCGATGGACGTCGTGGTCTCCAGTGCGCTCGACACCGCAGTCGGCATGTCCGCCGGAGTCGCCGCCGCGGCGGCGCTCCCGAATCTGCATCGTGCGTGCGGACTGGGCACGGGGGCCATGTTCGTCCGTGACGTGGCGGAGCCGTTCGCGATGGTCGACGGCGCGGTGACCGTCCGCGACGTGGCGCCCACCGCCGACCTTCCGTTGGCCTCCGCCGAGCGGACGCAGTGGTGGCACGACCGACTTCGCCGGTGTCATGCGCTTCTGGTGGGCTGA